The Medicago truncatula cultivar Jemalong A17 chromosome 4, MtrunA17r5.0-ANR, whole genome shotgun sequence genome includes a region encoding these proteins:
- the LOC120580220 gene encoding F-box/kelch-repeat protein At3g06240: MKRNNHCRRRKRTDKKKNPLPFLPHELIVQILLRLPVKSLIRFKCVSTEFPTKIPFSPFALEEEEDEEGDKKFYGFGYDHLTDDYLVVSISVHPLHFEFFSLRANTWKEIEYAHLPFSPIVGRTQAGLLFNDGIHWLAYHHDLRKGVIAVFDLMERKLFYMDLPYNSYWCCELWVFGEFLSFSTMNFSNNTVMIWTMKEYKVNSSWTKTHAVSVDGTPNESFSPFCCTKNGDIIGTDQETGLVRYNDKGQLLEHRPYSSEFEAVVYTESLLSLPGESEQA, encoded by the exons ATGAAGAGAAACAACCATTGCAGAAGACGAAAGCGCACGGATAAGAAGAAGAATCCACTGCCGTTTCTGCCTCATGAGTTGATAGTTCAAATTCTTCTGAGGTTACCGGTGAAGTCTCTTATTCGTTTCAAATGTGTTT CCACTGAATTTCCGACCAAAATACCTTTCTCTCCTTTTGCtttagaggaagaggaagatgaagaaggagataAAAAATTCTATGGTTTTGGGTATGACCATTTAACAGATGATTACTTGGTGGTTTCAATCTCCGTCCATCCATTACACTTTGAGTTTTTCTCATTGAGAGCTAATACCTGGAAAGAAATTGAGTATGCCCACCTCCCGTTTAGTCCTATTGTCGGTCGGACCCAAGCAGGGTTGCTCTTTAATGATGGTATTCATTGGTTGGCTTATCATCATGATTTACGTAAGGGTGTTATTGCTGTCTTTGATTTAATGGAAAGGAAACTTTTTTATATGGATTTGCCATATAACTCTTACTGGTGTTGTGAATTGTGGGTATTTGGAGAATTTCTCAGTTTTTCGACTATGAATTTTAGTAATAATACAGTTATGATATGGACGATGAAAGAATACAAAGTGAATTCGTCTTGGACTAAAACTCATGCTGTGTCTGTTGATGGCACTCCCAACGAGAGCTTTTCCCCATTTTGTTGTACAAAAAATGGTGATATTATTGGAACAGATCAGGAGACTGGATTGGTGAGGTACAATGACAAAGGACAGCTGCTAGAGCATCGCCCCTATTCTTCTGAATTTGAAGCGGTTGTGTATACAGAGTCTCTGCTTTCACTCCCCGGTGAAAGTGAACAAGCCTAA
- the LOC25494019 gene encoding 40S ribosomal protein S15a-1, whose product MVRVSVLNDALKSMYNAEKRGKRQVMIRPSSKVIIKFLIVMQKHGYIGEFEYVDDHRSGKIVVELNGRLNKCGVISPRFDVGVKEIEGWTARLLPSRQFGYIVLTTSAGIMDHEEARRKNVGGKVLGFFY is encoded by the exons ATGGTTAGAGTCAGTGTTTTGAACGATGCTCTTAAGAGTATGTACAATGCTGAGAAAAGAGGAAAGCGTCAAGTTATGATTAGGCCTTCCTCTAAGGTCATCATCAAATTCCTCATCGTTATGCAAAAACACG GTTATATTGGAGAGTTTGAGTATGTTGATGATCACAGATCTGGGAAAATCGTTGTTGAATTGAATGGTAGGTTGAACAAATGTGGGGTTATTAGTCCTCGTTTTGATGTCGGTGTCAAGGAGATTGAAGGTTGGACTGCTAGACTTCTCCCTTCCAGACAG TTTGGATACATTGTTTTGACCACTTCTGCTGGTATTATGGATCATGAAGAGGCTAGGAGAAAGAATGTTGGTGGTAAGGTCCTTGGCTTCTTCTACTAG
- the LOC25494021 gene encoding mitogen-activated protein kinase 15, with translation MPPDQRKKSSIDVDFFTEYGEGSRYMIEEVIGKGSYGVVCSAYDTHTGEKVAIKKINDIFEHVSDATRILREIKLLRLLRHPDIVEIKHILLPPSRREFKDIYVVFELMESDLHQVIKANDDLTREHYQFFLYQLLRGLKYIHTANVFHRDLKPKNILANADCKLKICDFGLARVAFNDTPTAIFWTDYIATRWYRAPELCGSFFSKYTPAIDIWSIGCIFAELLTGKPLFPGKNVVHQLDLMTDFLGTPSPEAIARIRNEKARRYLSTMRKKKPVPLYQKFPNADPLALRVLERMLAFDPKDRPTAEEALADPYFNGLAKFEREPCAQSVSKMEFEFERRRITKEDVRELIYRETLEYHPKMLKEYLEGAEPTGFMYPSAVDHFKKQFAYLEEHYGKGGTVSPLDRQHASLPRQCVLYSDDSRQNMAEVAADDLSKCCIKEVEKPVIDRSGGVPMNRLPLQAPQNIQGVMTNRSVAPRPRKVAGSLLHYNGGVAGADQRKTTRNPSVPAQYAASSYSYPKRNPSCKNERAEDGIEGSNGLQSKPQYIARKVAAAPGGAGSNW, from the exons ATGCCTCCTGATCAGAGAAAAAAG TCATCTATAGATGTGGACTTCTTTACAGAATATGGTGAAGGGAGTAGATACATGATAGAGGAAGTAATAGGTAAAGGAAGCTATGGTGTGGTTTGCTCTGCATATGATACACACACTGGAGAAAAGGTTgcaataaagaaaattaatgaCATATTTGAACATGTTTCTGATGCTACCCGCATTCTTCGTGAGATCAAGCTTCTTAGACTCCTCCGTCATCCTGATATTGTGGAGATCAAGCATATTTTGTTACCTCCTTCTAGAAGGGAATTCAAagatatatatgttgtttttgaaCTTATGGAATCAGATTTACATCAAGTCATCAAAGCAAATGATGACTTGACTCGAGAACATtaccaattttttctttatcagCTTCTTCGAGGTTTAAAGTATATACACACAG CAAATGTTTTTCACCGTGATCTAAagccaaaaaatattttagcaaatgCTGACTGCAAACTGAAGATTTGCGATTTTGGTCTTGCCAGAGTAGCTTTCAATGATACACCGACTGCTATATTCTGGACA GATTATATTGCAACAAGGTGGTATAGGGCTCCTGAATTGTGTGGATCCTTTTTCTCCAAG TATACTCCGGCTATAGACATATGGAGCATTGGCTGCATTTTCGCGGAACTTTTAACTGGAAAACCTCTTTTCCCAGGGAAGAATGTTGTCCATCAATTAGACCTCATGACTGATTTCCTTGGAACACCATCTCCTGAAGCCATCGCTAGG ATACGTAACGAGAAAGCTCGGAGATACTTGAGCACCATGCGTAAGAAGAAGCCAGTTCCTTTGTATCAAAAGTTTCCTAATGCAGACCCCCTTGCTCTTCGTGTGCTAGAAAGAATGCTGGCATTTGATCCTAAGGATCGACCTACTGCAGAAGAG GCTCTAGCGGATCCATATTTTAACGGTTTGGCCAAGTTTGAGAGAGAGCCTTGTGCTCAGTCAGTAAGCAAGATGGAATTTGAATTTGAGAGACGCAGGATAACAAAGGAAGACGTGCGAGAGCTTATATACAGAGAGACTCTGGAGTACCATCCAAAGATGTTAAAGGAATATCTAGAAGGAGCAGAGCCAACAGGATTCATGTATCCAAG TGCTGTGGACCACTTCAAGAAGCAATTTGCATACCTTGAGGAGCATTATGGAAAAGGTGGTACTGTTAGTCCACTTGATAGGCAACATGCATCATTACCCAG GCAGTGTGTGTTGTATTCAGACGACTCAAGACAGAATATGGCTGAGGTTGCCGCAGATGATCTCTCCAAGTGTTGCATTAAAGAAGTTGAGAAGCCGGTCATTGATAGGAGTGGTGGTGTTCCTATGAACAGGCTTCCTTTACAAGCTCCTCAAAATATTCAAGGTGTCATGACTAATCGAA GTGTTGCCCCACGGCCCAGAAAAGTTGCGGGTTCCCTATTGCATTACAATGGTGGGGTAGCAGGGGCTGACCAACGGAAGACAACTAGAAATCCATCTGTTCCAGCTCAGTATGCTGCTTCAAGCTATTCATATCCTAAAAGAAATCCAAGCTGTAAAAACGAGAGAGCAGAAGATGGAATTGAAGGTTCTAATGGACTTCAGTCGAAGCCTCAATACATAGCACGGAAAGTTGCTGCTGCTCCAGGTGGAGCTGGAAGTAACTGGTAG
- the LOC25494027 gene encoding F-box/kelch-repeat protein At3g06240, translated as MEKSIDHVTTEKVSNHIPDDLEFFIVSKLPLKSLKRFSCVRKSWSHLFQNSNFMNMYRNYFISNNHSSYEEDGSCLLLQQTLPYFPNHRMLYLLSGETFENKVKLDWPPPFQDNGQSVFILGPVMNGIVCLYQGCTPIIVLWNPTTDKLKVLPHSPIESPILYELKYVYLHGFGHDHIKDDYKVIRYASYSVDAPNIEDYREVEIVNQTYCDVWEIYSLRSNSWRKIDLDMPQCYGTNVGAFVYMNGVCHWYCNDINEPLLVSFDLHEEVFCELGVKESWTKLFIFGPLPSIEHPIGEGSNGDLFFRRKNDELVWFNLNTQIIEELGVKGELHCCQIVIYKESLLRLGGIND; from the exons ATGGAGAAATCCATAGATCATGTTACGACTGAAAAGGTTAGCAATCATATTCCTGATGatcttgaattttttattgtctccaAATTGCCTCTTAAATCTTTGAAACGGTTTAGTTGTGTACGGAAATCATGGTCACACTTATTTCAAAACTCTAATTTCATGAACATGTACCGCAACTATTTCATATCTAATAATCATTCTTCTTATGAGGAGGATGGTTCATGTCTCCTCCTACAACAGACTTTGCCATATTTTCCAAATCACCGTATGTTATACTTGCTTTCTGGTGAGACGTTTGAGAATAAGGTCAAATTAGATTGGCCACCTCCATTTCAAGATAATGGTCAATCTGTTTTTATTTTGGGTCCGGTTATGAACGGCATTGTTTGTCTCTACCAAGGGTGTACACCTATTATTGTATTATGGAACCCAACTACCGACAAATTGAAGGTCCTTCCTCATAGCCCTATTGAGTCTCCAATACTTTATGAGTTAAAATATGTTTATCTTCATGGATTTGGTCATGACCATATTAAGGATGACTACAAGGTGATTCGATATGCGTCTTATAGTGTAGATGCACCTAATATTGAAGATTATAGGGAAGTTGAGATAGTCAATCAGACATATTGTGACGTGTGGGAGATATACAGTCTAAGAAGTAACTCTTGGAGGAAAATTGATCTGGATATGCCTCAATGTTATGGGACTAATGTAGGTGCCTTCGTGTATATGAATGGGGTTTGTCATTGGTATTGTAATGATATAAATGAgccattgttggtgtcatttgaCTTACACGAAGAGGTGTTCT GTGAACTCGGTGTGAAGGAATCTTGGACTAAACTCTTCATTTTTGGACCCTTACCTAGCATTGAACATCCTATTGGAGAGGGAAGTAATGGTGATTTATtctttagaagaaaaaatgatgaaCTAGTCTGGTTTAATTTGAATACCCAAATAATTGAGGAGCTTGGTGTTAAAGGGGAACTGCATTGTTGTCAGATAGTCATTTACAAGGAAAGTCTTCTTCGTCTTGGAGGAATAAATGATTGA
- the LOC25494016 gene encoding F-box/kelch-repeat protein At3g06240 produces the protein MQRFYIVSLCFNPLYLWNPSTGFHKQIPLSPFGSDLDAEYFHGFGYDQSTDDYLVVSMSVDPSHFEFFSLRVNTWKEIEFFPYTNSCEDKPNAGVLYNGAIHWLAYRHDLRKDVIVAFDLMERELFDMLLPDEFRDTLDYCSLWIEAAVFGTCGTVFGAAVSAVYDSINFLGASFKVISEELSEESVHIMFENMTVAVECVFEVDSRGKCLPNV, from the exons ATGCAGAGGTTTTATATTGTTTCATTGTGCTTCAACCCTCTCTACCTGTGGAATCCATCTACTGGATTTCACAAACAAATACCTTTGTCACCTTTTGGTTCCGATTTAGATGCAGAATATTTCCATGGTTTTGGATATGATCAGTCAACAGATGATTACTTGGTTGTTTCAATGTCCGTTGATCCATCACACTTTGAGTTTTTCTCATTGAGAGTTAATACATGGAAAGAAATTGAGTTCTTCCCTTATACGAATTCATGTGAAGATAAGCCCAATGCAGGGGTGCTCTATAATGGGGCTATTCATTGGTTGGCTTATCGTCATGATTTACGAAAGGATGTTATTGTTGCCTTTGATTTAATGGAAAGGGAACTTTTTGATATGCTTTTGCCAGATGAGTTTCGAGATACACTTGATTATTGTAGTTTGTGG ATTGAAGCTGCGGTATTCGGCACTTGCGGGACAGTTTTTGGTGCTGCTGTCAGTGCTGTATATGACAGCATCAATTTTCTG GGCGCCAGTTTCAAAGTTATTTCTGAGGAACTTTCTGAGGAAAGTGTCCACATAATGTTTGAAAATATGACCGTTGCAGTTGAGTGTGTTTTCGAGGTAGATTCCCGAGGAAAGTGTCTTCCAAATGTTTAA
- the LOC25494017 gene encoding endo-1,3;1,4-beta-D-glucanase isoform X2: MLGPACCSNPPILNSFSGAGHVAKLGGVDAYLTGSPLCTFVILLVSDIFGYKAPILRMFADKVAATGYYVVVPDFFNGDPYDPRNVDRPIDVWVKDHLPETGFEVSQPIIEALKSKGISTIGAAGFCWGAKTVCELIQAAVLAHPSYITVDDINGVNIPIAILGAENDQVTPPEVIKQFEQVLAANSEVDSFVKIFPNVSHGWTIRYDTKDPEAVKASEEARQILLDWFDKHLK, encoded by the exons atgttagGTCCGGCATGCTGCTCAAACCCACCAATTCTGAACTCTTTCAGTGGTGCTGGCCATGTTGCTAAACTTGGTGGTGTTGATGCTTATCTCACTGGTTCTCCTCTTTGCACCTTCGTCATTCTCCTCGTCTCCGACATTTTTG gaTATAAAGCCCCAATTTTAAG GATGTTTGCCGACAAGGTTGCAGCAACCGGGTATTATGTGGTGGTTCCCGACTTCTTCAACGGAGATCCCTATGATCCTCGGAATGTTGACAGACCTATAGATGTTTGGGTGAAAGACCATCTGCCA GAGACAGGTTTTGAAGTTTCACAACCCATAATTGAAGCCTTGAAAAGTAAAGGTATTTCTACTATTGGAGCTGCTGGATTTTGTTGGGGTG CTAAGACTGTGTGTGAACTCATTCAAGCTGCTGTGTTAGCACATCCATCATACATCACAGTAGACGACATCAATG GTGTTAATATTCCAATTGCTATACTTGGAGCTGAGAATGACCAAGTTACTCCTCCAGAGGTCATAAAACAATTTGAACAAGTCTTGGCTGCTAACTCTGAA GTTGAtagttttgttaaaatatttcctAATGTCTCGCATGGCTGGACTATAAGGTATGACACTAAAGACCCAGAAGCTGTGAAGGCTTCAGAGGAGGCACGTCAGATCTTGTTGGATTGGTTTGATAAACATCTTAAGTGA
- the LOC25494017 gene encoding endo-1,3;1,4-beta-D-glucanase isoform X1: MLGPACCSNPPILNSFSGAGHVAKLGGVDAYLTGSPLCTFVILLVSDIFVFVFTCLICFVGYKAPILRMFADKVAATGYYVVVPDFFNGDPYDPRNVDRPIDVWVKDHLPETGFEVSQPIIEALKSKGISTIGAAGFCWGAKTVCELIQAAVLAHPSYITVDDINGVNIPIAILGAENDQVTPPEVIKQFEQVLAANSEVDSFVKIFPNVSHGWTIRYDTKDPEAVKASEEARQILLDWFDKHLK, translated from the exons atgttagGTCCGGCATGCTGCTCAAACCCACCAATTCTGAACTCTTTCAGTGGTGCTGGCCATGTTGCTAAACTTGGTGGTGTTGATGCTTATCTCACTGGTTCTCCTCTTTGCACCTTCGTCATTCTCCTCGTCTCCGACATTTTTG TTTTTGTCTTCACATgcttaatttgttttgtaggaTATAAAGCCCCAATTTTAAG GATGTTTGCCGACAAGGTTGCAGCAACCGGGTATTATGTGGTGGTTCCCGACTTCTTCAACGGAGATCCCTATGATCCTCGGAATGTTGACAGACCTATAGATGTTTGGGTGAAAGACCATCTGCCA GAGACAGGTTTTGAAGTTTCACAACCCATAATTGAAGCCTTGAAAAGTAAAGGTATTTCTACTATTGGAGCTGCTGGATTTTGTTGGGGTG CTAAGACTGTGTGTGAACTCATTCAAGCTGCTGTGTTAGCACATCCATCATACATCACAGTAGACGACATCAATG GTGTTAATATTCCAATTGCTATACTTGGAGCTGAGAATGACCAAGTTACTCCTCCAGAGGTCATAAAACAATTTGAACAAGTCTTGGCTGCTAACTCTGAA GTTGAtagttttgttaaaatatttcctAATGTCTCGCATGGCTGGACTATAAGGTATGACACTAAAGACCCAGAAGCTGTGAAGGCTTCAGAGGAGGCACGTCAGATCTTGTTGGATTGGTTTGATAAACATCTTAAGTGA